From Pseudonocardia autotrophica, one genomic window encodes:
- a CDS encoding LLM class flavin-dependent oxidoreductase, giving the protein MRFQVLDIVPHTAHPVTGEIISVHERLTRVVETAVLAERLGFDSYAVGERHAGEFVSSAPTVLLGAIAQATERILLSTGVTVLSLLDPVRVAEDYATVDQLSGGRLEIVIGKGNEDRHFPMFGLELARQYEYLTENYELLRLLLRETDVDRAGTHHADLAGVTTFPRPFDGPFRIWHGSATSTHAVDLAARWGDPIFSANALQPRENYRVLIDRYRDKLVEHGHDPAVGYVGSGSGGLFLADTDAEAIAEYRPVYEGFAAKLRAAHAGDDRPGKVTSFATVEEAVARGPALVGTPERVAEKIVDYHRAYGHDVQSVSINPVLPYATQHEVLIRFATEVVPLVRRELSTTLWGPEDKARAAGFTARD; this is encoded by the coding sequence GTGAGGTTCCAGGTTCTCGACATCGTCCCGCACACCGCGCATCCGGTGACGGGCGAGATCATCTCGGTGCACGAGCGGCTCACCCGGGTGGTCGAGACCGCGGTGCTCGCCGAGCGGCTCGGGTTCGACTCCTACGCGGTGGGCGAGCGGCACGCCGGGGAGTTCGTCTCGTCGGCGCCGACCGTGCTGCTCGGTGCCATCGCCCAGGCGACCGAGCGGATCCTGCTCTCCACCGGTGTCACGGTGCTCTCACTGCTCGATCCGGTCCGGGTCGCCGAGGACTACGCCACCGTCGACCAGCTCTCCGGTGGCCGGCTGGAGATCGTGATCGGGAAGGGCAACGAGGACCGGCACTTCCCGATGTTCGGGCTGGAGCTCGCCCGACAGTACGAGTACCTCACCGAGAACTACGAGCTGCTGCGCCTGCTGCTGCGCGAGACCGATGTCGACCGGGCCGGGACCCATCATGCCGACCTGGCCGGGGTGACGACCTTCCCGCGCCCGTTCGACGGCCCGTTCCGGATCTGGCACGGCTCGGCGACCTCCACCCACGCCGTCGATCTGGCCGCCCGGTGGGGCGACCCGATCTTCTCGGCGAACGCGTTGCAGCCGCGGGAGAACTACCGGGTCCTGATCGACCGGTACCGGGACAAGCTCGTCGAGCACGGCCACGATCCGGCCGTCGGCTATGTCGGGTCCGGATCGGGCGGGCTGTTCCTCGCCGACACCGACGCCGAGGCGATCGCCGAGTACCGGCCGGTCTACGAGGGGTTCGCGGCGAAGCTGCGGGCCGCGCACGCCGGTGACGACCGGCCGGGCAAGGTCACCTCGTTCGCGACCGTCGAGGAGGCCGTCGCGCGCGGTCCGGCGCTGGTCGGGACCCCGGAGCGGGTCGCCGAGAAGATCGTGGACTACCACCGTGCCTATGGCCACGACGTGCAGTCCGTCTCGATCAACCCGGTGCTGCCGTACGCGACGCAGCACGAGGTGCTGATCCGGTTCGCCACCGAGGTGGTGCCGCTGGTGCGCCGCGAGCTGTCGACGACGCTGTGGGGGCCCGAGGACAAGGCCCGCGCCGCCGGGTTCACCGCGCGCGACTGA
- a CDS encoding LysR substrate-binding domain-containing protein, with the protein MPAVLDIIALRSIVAVADQGGFHRAAESLMVSQSAVSQHVRRLEKAVGRPLVRKDGRGSRFTPEGEALIGEARRILSAHDDALRRLGVGDPRESLVLGSTEHAADELLPRVMARLQEVFPGVAVRFRLDRSSRLNDALDRGTLDLAMYIGDPADAPAGLSRPAGAIPLTWYAAPGWRRPADGPIPLVVIDSPCTIRRRALRTLSDNGLPATVVGEAAYLAGVLNAARGGLGVALVAGLGPAPEGLEVCGELPPVPPERLHLRVRAGSDPRLLESALGALSQVLVGDGAPSGT; encoded by the coding sequence GTGCCCGCCGTCCTCGACATCATCGCGCTCCGCAGCATCGTCGCCGTCGCCGACCAGGGCGGCTTCCACCGGGCCGCGGAGTCGTTGATGGTGTCGCAGTCCGCGGTCAGCCAGCACGTCCGCAGGCTGGAGAAGGCGGTCGGACGCCCGCTCGTCCGCAAGGACGGCCGCGGCAGCCGGTTCACCCCGGAGGGCGAGGCGCTGATCGGGGAGGCCCGGCGCATCCTGTCCGCGCACGACGACGCACTGCGCAGGCTCGGTGTCGGCGACCCGCGCGAGTCGCTGGTGCTGGGCTCCACCGAGCACGCCGCGGACGAGCTGCTCCCCCGCGTGATGGCCCGCCTGCAGGAGGTCTTCCCCGGCGTCGCCGTCCGGTTCCGGCTCGACCGCTCCAGCCGGCTCAACGACGCGCTCGACCGCGGCACCCTCGATCTCGCCATGTACATCGGCGATCCGGCCGACGCGCCGGCCGGGTTGAGCAGGCCCGCCGGAGCCATCCCGCTGACCTGGTACGCGGCGCCGGGATGGCGTCGCCCGGCCGACGGGCCGATCCCGCTGGTGGTGATCGACAGCCCCTGCACGATCCGGCGTCGTGCACTGCGGACCTTGTCGGACAACGGATTGCCCGCGACCGTCGTGGGTGAGGCCGCGTACCTGGCCGGGGTGCTCAACGCCGCACGGGGCGGGCTGGGCGTGGCACTCGTCGCCGGGCTCGGGCCGGCCCCGGAGGGGCTGGAGGTGTGCGGCGAGCTGCCCCCGGTGCCGCCCGAGCGGCTGCACCTGCGGGTACGCGCCGGATCCGATCCGCGCCTGCTGGAGTCCGCCCTCGGAGCGCTGTCCCAGGTGCTGGTCGGCGACGGCGCGCCCTCCGGTACCTGA
- a CDS encoding rhodanese-like domain-containing protein, with protein MTAVGAVPVIASWAEPEGIAPRGTVVVVPGRGEHAAVYERFGRRIAADGYRVWAVSDPTVDEERTRSQVCALLGRTPSEEPGEPGPPPRVLVGSDTGALWAAGFAASGGAGGTGLDGLVLAGLPLAAAPGTPAPSWADELAVRTSCPAHRGRLDGDDAVRRGALAEPPPADWADRARPGAIDVPVLGVHGAADAISPVDDVRRWFAGLPSAELVSITGGVHDALNDRTHRTAAATTVLWLERLREGTGPIARAEPLTDPAAAVLVGPAALAADLAGPRPPVLLDVRWALGDPDGRAHHRAAHLPGAVYVDLDTELSRHTGDPADGRHPLPEPAALQSAARRWGIRADRPVVVYDASGGLAAARAWWLLRWGGHDDVRLLDGGLSAWQQAELPVESGDVPAPAPGDVVLPGGLLPVLDADGAAELAGSGLLLDARAGERYRGEVEPIDPRAGHVPGAVSAPTGDNLGPDGRFRPVAELRARFAALGARGRPVGVYCGSGVTAAHQVAALAAIGVPAALYPGSWSAWSNDPERPVATGVTP; from the coding sequence ATGACTGCTGTCGGTGCGGTCCCGGTGATCGCGTCCTGGGCGGAGCCCGAGGGCATCGCGCCCCGCGGCACGGTCGTCGTGGTCCCCGGCCGCGGTGAGCACGCCGCCGTCTACGAGCGGTTCGGCCGCCGGATCGCCGCCGACGGCTACCGGGTCTGGGCGGTCTCCGATCCCACCGTCGACGAGGAACGGACCCGCTCGCAGGTCTGCGCGCTGCTCGGCCGGACACCGTCCGAGGAGCCGGGGGAGCCCGGCCCGCCACCGCGGGTACTCGTCGGTTCCGACACCGGTGCGCTCTGGGCGGCCGGGTTCGCGGCGAGCGGCGGGGCCGGTGGGACCGGCCTGGACGGCCTGGTCCTGGCCGGGCTGCCGCTCGCCGCGGCGCCGGGCACGCCGGCGCCGAGCTGGGCCGACGAACTCGCGGTGCGGACGTCGTGCCCGGCCCACCGCGGCCGGCTCGACGGTGACGACGCCGTCCGCCGCGGCGCGCTCGCCGAGCCGCCGCCGGCGGACTGGGCGGACCGGGCGCGGCCCGGCGCGATCGACGTCCCGGTGCTGGGAGTGCACGGGGCGGCCGACGCGATCAGCCCGGTCGACGACGTCCGGCGCTGGTTCGCAGGCCTGCCGTCGGCCGAGCTGGTGAGCATCACCGGCGGCGTGCACGACGCACTGAACGACCGGACCCACCGCACGGCCGCGGCGACCACGGTGCTGTGGCTGGAACGGCTCCGCGAGGGCACGGGCCCGATCGCGCGTGCCGAACCGCTGACCGACCCGGCCGCGGCCGTGCTGGTCGGGCCGGCCGCGCTCGCCGCCGATCTGGCCGGACCGCGTCCGCCGGTGCTGCTCGACGTGCGGTGGGCGCTCGGCGACCCGGACGGGCGCGCCCACCACCGTGCCGCCCACCTGCCCGGCGCCGTCTACGTCGATCTCGACACCGAGCTGTCCCGGCACACCGGTGATCCGGCCGACGGGCGGCACCCGCTCCCCGAACCGGCCGCCCTGCAGTCCGCCGCCCGCCGCTGGGGGATCCGCGCGGACCGGCCGGTGGTCGTCTACGACGCGTCCGGCGGGCTGGCCGCGGCCCGGGCCTGGTGGCTGCTGCGCTGGGGCGGTCACGACGACGTCCGCCTGCTCGACGGCGGTCTGTCCGCCTGGCAGCAGGCCGAACTGCCGGTGGAATCCGGCGACGTGCCCGCCCCCGCGCCGGGTGACGTCGTGCTCCCCGGCGGCCTGCTCCCGGTGCTCGACGCCGACGGTGCGGCCGAGCTCGCCGGATCGGGACTGTTGCTCGACGCCCGCGCCGGCGAGCGCTACCGGGGTGAGGTCGAGCCGATCGATCCGCGGGCCGGTCACGTCCCGGGCGCGGTCAGCGCACCGACCGGCGACAACCTGGGCCCGGACGGCCGCTTCCGCCCGGTGGCCGAGCTGCGGGCGCGCTTCGCCGCGCTCGGGGCCCGGGGGCGACCGGTCGGCGTCTACTGCGGCTCCGGGGTGACCGCGGCGCACCAGGTGGCCGCGCTCGCCGCGATCGGTGTCCCGGCGGCGCTCTACCCGGGCTCCTGGTCGGCCTGGTCGAACGATCCGGAACGCCCGGTCGCCACCGGGGTGACGCCGTGA
- a CDS encoding FAD-binding oxidoreductase encodes MTSTLIDPATLPGWSTDPAARAAARLDRSGFDPGSDPDAVVVAGSVDEVAAVLAHANATGTPVVVRGAGSGLSGGAVAGAGSIVLDLTGLDRIVEISPADEYAVAEAGVITADLDAAAAAHGLRYAPDPASLAISTIGGNIATNAGGLRCAKYGVTRDSVLGLDVVLADGRRIATGRRTVKGVAGYDLTGLFVGSEGTLGVVVGATLRLRPAPVATATLAAWFDGIGAAAAAAAAITAARLQPSVAELLDTACLTAIADAGGPAPRGGAFLLVQTDGFGADAEIDAVRAVVEPLAGSVDVAADPAGAEALLATRRAGLPALERLGRVLVEDVAVPRSRLADAVDAIAAISARSGIRIATMAHAGDGNLHPILVLEPGRELDEHVWACAGEVFTTALRLGGTLTGEHGVGLLKRRWLRDELGDDVVDLQQQLRAVFDPRGVLNPGKAI; translated from the coding sequence GTGACCAGCACCCTCATCGATCCCGCCACGCTGCCCGGCTGGAGCACCGACCCGGCAGCCCGCGCCGCGGCCCGCCTCGACCGCTCCGGCTTCGATCCCGGCTCCGATCCGGACGCCGTCGTCGTCGCCGGATCGGTGGACGAGGTCGCCGCGGTGCTGGCGCACGCGAACGCCACCGGCACCCCGGTCGTCGTCCGCGGGGCGGGCAGCGGACTGTCCGGCGGAGCCGTCGCCGGGGCGGGCAGCATCGTGCTCGACCTGACCGGGCTGGACCGGATCGTCGAGATCTCCCCGGCCGACGAGTACGCCGTCGCCGAGGCGGGCGTGATCACCGCCGACCTGGATGCGGCCGCCGCCGCGCACGGCCTGCGCTACGCCCCCGACCCGGCCAGCCTGGCGATCTCCACGATCGGCGGCAACATCGCCACCAATGCGGGCGGCCTGCGTTGCGCCAAGTACGGCGTCACCCGCGACTCGGTGCTCGGCCTCGACGTGGTGCTCGCCGACGGCCGCCGGATCGCCACCGGCCGGCGCACCGTGAAGGGCGTCGCCGGGTACGACCTGACCGGCCTGTTCGTCGGCTCCGAGGGCACCCTCGGGGTGGTCGTCGGGGCCACCCTGCGGCTGCGCCCGGCGCCGGTCGCCACGGCCACCCTCGCGGCCTGGTTCGACGGGATCGGTGCGGCTGCCGCGGCCGCCGCCGCGATCACCGCGGCCCGGTTGCAGCCATCGGTCGCCGAGCTGCTCGACACGGCCTGCCTGACCGCCATCGCCGACGCGGGCGGGCCGGCACCGCGCGGCGGCGCGTTCCTGCTGGTGCAGACCGACGGGTTCGGCGCCGACGCCGAGATCGACGCCGTGCGGGCGGTGGTGGAGCCGCTCGCCGGTTCCGTGGACGTCGCCGCCGACCCGGCGGGCGCCGAGGCGCTGCTGGCGACCCGCCGGGCCGGGCTGCCTGCGCTGGAACGGCTGGGCCGGGTGCTCGTCGAGGACGTCGCCGTCCCCCGGTCCCGGCTCGCCGATGCGGTCGACGCGATCGCCGCGATCTCGGCCCGCAGCGGGATCCGGATCGCGACGATGGCGCACGCCGGCGACGGCAACCTGCACCCGATCCTCGTCCTCGAACCCGGCCGCGAGCTCGACGAGCACGTCTGGGCCTGCGCCGGCGAGGTGTTCACGACCGCGCTGCGGCTCGGCGGAACCCTCACCGGCGAGCACGGCGTCGGCCTGCTCAAGCGCCGCTGGCTGCGCGACGAACTGGGCGACGACGTCGTCGACCTGCAACAGCAGCTGCGCGCGGTGTTCGACCCGCGCGGCGTCCTCAATCCCGGCAAGGCGATCTGA